In Leishmania donovani BPK282A1 complete genome, chromosome 22, one genomic interval encodes:
- a CDS encoding 40S ribosomal protein L14, putative, translating into MLRCRLLCVDSPGALPPRSISLSSSVLRLPTHTNTHTDAYAVPLSPLLSCAQGIALCIMVKSHYICAGRL; encoded by the coding sequence ATGCTTCGCTGCCGACTCCTCTGCGTCGACTCGCCCGgtgctctgccgcctcgctctatctccctctcctcctctgtgcttcgcctccccactcacacaaacacacacactgacGCATACGCTGTCCCGCTCTCGCCTTTGCTGTCTTGTGCGCAGGGTATCGCATTGTGCATAATGGTCAAGTCCCACTACATCTGCGCGGGCCGCCTG
- a CDS encoding 40S ribosomal protein L14, putative has product MLRCRLLCVDSPGALPPRSISLSSSVLRLPTHTNTHTDAYAVPLSPLLSCAQGIALCIMVKSHYICAGRLVRILRGPRQDRVGVIVDIVDANRVLVENPEDAKMWRHVQNLKNVEPLKYCVSVSRNCSAKALKDALASSKALEKYAKTRTAARVEAKKACAASTDFERYQLRVARRSRAHWARKVFDEKDAKTPVSWHKVALKKMQKKAAKMDSTEGAKRRMQKAIAARKAKK; this is encoded by the coding sequence ATGCTTCGCTGCCGACTCCTCTGCGTCGACTCGCCCGgtgctctgccgcctcgctctatctccctctcctcctctgtgcttcgcctccccactcacacaaacacacacactgacGCATACGCTGTCCCGCTCTCGCCTTTGCTGTCTTGTGCGCAGGGTATCGCATTGTGCATAATGGTCAAGTCCCACTACATCTGCGCGGGCCGCCTGGTGCGCATCCTGCGTGGCCCCCGCCAGGACCGCGTTGGTGTGATCGTCGACATTGTCGACGCGAACCGCGTGCTGGTGGAGAACCCGGAGGACGCGAAGATGTGGCGCCACGTGCAGAACCTGAAGAACGTGGAGCCGCTGAAGTACTGCGTGAGCGTCAGCCGCAACTGCAGCGCGAAGGCGCTGAAGGATGCGCTGGCCTCGTCgaaggcgctggagaagtACGCGAAGACGCgcactgctgcgcgcgtggaggcgaagaaggcgtgcgccgcgtcgacggACTTCGAGCGCTACCAGCTGCGCGTTGCGCGCCGTTCTCGCGCGCACTGGGCGCGCAAGGTGTTCGACGAGAAGGACGCGAAGACGCCCGTGTCGTGGCACAAGGTTGCGCTGAAGAAGATGCAGAAGAAGGCCGCAAAGATGGACTCGACCGAGGGCGCTAAGAGGCGCATGCAGAAGGCGATCGCTGCCCGCAAGGCGAAAAAGTAA
- a CDS encoding dephospho-CoA kinase, putative, whose protein sequence is MILIGLTGGIACGKSSVSRILRDEFHIEVIDADLVVRELQAPNSACTRRIAARWPLCVHPETGELNRAELGKVVFSDAQARRELGKIMNPAIFKAILKRIAAAWWRDLWRSGAASSPSIVVLDAPTLFETKTFMYFVSASVVVSCSEQRQIERLRSRDGFSKKEALQRIGSQMSLEAKRRLADYIIENDCADDLDALRGVVCACVAWMSRQSNKRLTYMFGTVAAAAVGVAAAVGYAGYRLLLA, encoded by the coding sequence ATGATTCTTATCGGCCTGACGGGCGGAATTGCCTGCGGCAAGTCATCTGTGTCGCGAATACTGCGAGACGAGTTTCACATCGAAGTCATCGATGCCGACCTTGTCGTGCGTGAGCTGCAGGCCCCGAATTCTGCGTGCACTCGACGAATTGCAGCGCGGTGGCCCCTCTGTGTGCATCCAGAGACTGGGGAGCTGAACCGCGCAGAATTAGGCAAGGTCGTCTTCAGCGATGCACAAGCTCGACGGGAGCTAGGAAAGATAATGAACCCCGCGATCTTCAAGGCCATTCTGAAGCGCATTGCCGCCGCGTGGTGGCGTGACCTTTggcgcagtggcgccgcctcgtcgccatCCATTGTGGTGTTGGACGCGCCTACATTGTTCGAAACCAAAACGTTCATGTACTTTgtcagcgcctccgtcgTGGTGAGCTGCTCAGAGCAGCGTCAGATCGAGCGACTGCGCAGCCGAGACGGTTTCTCgaaaaaggaggcgctgcagcgtaTCGGTAGCCAGATGTCTCTCGAGGCAAAGCGTCGGCTTGCCGACTACATTATCGAGAACGACTGCGCAGACGACTTGGACGCGCTTCGCGGagttgtgtgcgcgtgtgttgcGTGGATGTCGCGGCAGTCAAACAAGCGGCTCACGTACATGTTTGGCaccgtggctgctgctgcggttggtgtggcggccgccgtgggCTACGCTGGTTACCGACTACTGCTAGCGTGA
- a CDS encoding ATP-dependent DEAD/H RNA helicase, putative translates to MVHRIAMSFNLDHKSSGEGASRALKLTKIGGIVDALKRQQDAAEGGVRVKTIDGYQGAQKLKHDHLSESDILSLEEKLKPHKSSMAAEIKAVANEPSLERKCFRVAQGGLSAVPKLSRPVDRAQLNQFRMSLPAYRHGPQIIKSVQENSVVVICGDTGCGKTTQIPQMLYDAGIFDKHHDVICTQPRRISALSVAQRVATERGEACGDSCGYVIRFENMTSASSHIIYQTTGILLRRLHSEPDLKNVACVVVDEVHERDVETDFCLLLLRDRLRAQQEHPEIYPLQLKLVVMSATVQVDALVSYFSGYNRGRDIPLITIPGTLFPVREFFLEDALRKVGASASAAPAMRLLSNQKREAQRSADTLETEGNAALYEQLKSVVFDTFDRDVEGLVPYDLVCDLIKKIHDESRSHAESILVFLPGWAAISCIANRLKRSQFARELSILMLHSSLTTAEQQRVFERPPKNYRKIVLATSIAEISITINDIVYVIDSGLVKGTSYDPMGNTSALKATLIGKANGVQRRGRAGRCQPGVCYHLLPKAVYDDLPGFLPPEIVRSPLEEVCLQLKAIESNQKCAQVLSRAMSAPPTEAIEHAVQFLTDMGAFTTEEKMTNLGRALAALPTHPLLGKMLFTAACFGVLDTVATIAAGLSVKTPFIRPQAFEKNSAKENLLRIDNNALSDHFCVVTLFTGWIRSGRSLHYATSHFADNNTLRSLERTKLQFIRLVLQSSFAKGIVSPEAHFSRYASNRGLVRLVLLWSLYPRLATLEYRANRGSQNPQVFCWDNKAAVFSMNSVLGFYRRRDFGANSFIVYYDRMNLEAMLSVFDATAVSPIDVVLCLRQLTVRPLLEVPALFLQDTESKLAPPAYLDVNSLPDKENYAAMFFDGDKKLYVAPKKLAGVLQTARDCLDFFLATCIKSVRAKKFPDSLVHVLAQIVGYPIIGFDTLAAGVASATHMDPAIQQMQLASAHLPGFARRQGQGDIDSDVSDDEAPIIGDEDDDTYLGRLTAEQKASVAAAYGDLAVFRYDGVAELLHAAKRAEGLSALPEEKMEGGDVNAAGDDEEDEEDEDEEIIVANLNLEEMQVLQNA, encoded by the coding sequence ATGGTGCACCGAATCGCAATGTCATTTAACCTCGATCACAAATCCAGCGGTGAGGGTGCCAGCCGCGCCTTAAAGCTGACAAAAATTGGCGGAATAGTTGATGCACTGAAGCGGCAGCAAGACGCGGCTGAAGGCGGGGTTCGGGTCAAGACCATCGATGGGTATCAAGGGGCGCAAAAACTCAAGCACGACCATCTCTCTGAAAGTGATATTCTCTCGCTTGAAGAAAAGCTCAAGCCGCACAAAAGCAGCATGGCTGCTGAAATCAAGGCTGTGGCGAATGAGCCATCCTTGGAGAGAAAGTGTTTCCGAGTGGCTCAGGGAGGACTCTCTGCAGTGCCTAAACTTAGCCGACCAGTCGACCGCGCTCAATTGAATCAGTTTCGTATGTCGCTACCAGCGTACCGGCATGGCCCACAAATTATTAAATCGGTTCAGGAGAATTCTGTGGTTGTTATTTGTGGCGACACTGGCTGCGGCAAAACTACGCAAATTCCGCAGATGCTCTACGACGCTGGGATTTTCGACAAGCACCATGACGTCATCTGTACGCAGCCTCGTCGAATCAGCGCACTCTCtgttgcgcagcgcgtggcgACGGAACGGGGTGAGGCCTGTGGGGATAGCTGCGGGTACGTTATCCGCTTCGAGAACATGACGAGCGCGAGCTCGCATATTATTTACCAGACTACAGGTATATTGCTACGCCGCCTCCACTCTGAGCCGGACTTGAAGAATGTCGCATGCGTCGTCGTGGATGAGGTGCACGAGCGCGATGTAGAAACGGACTTTTGTCTGCTCTTGTTGCGCGATAGACTGCGTGCACAGCAGGAGCATCCGGAGATATACCCACTGCAGCTCAAGCTTGTAGTGATGTCGGCAACAGTGCAGGTTGACGCGCTTGTGTCGTACTTTTCCGGCTACAACAGAGGTCGCGATATCCCGCTCATCACGATCCCTGGTACACTGTTTCCTGTGAGGGAGTTTTTTTTGGAGGATGCCTTGCGCAAAGTTGGCGCCTCGGCGTCCGCCGCACCAGCGATGAGACTCCTTTCGAACCAGAAGCGAGAGGCTCAGCGGAGCGCCGACACGCTAGAGACCGAGGGTAATGCTGCGTTGTACGAACAGCTGAAGTCGGTGGTGTTCGACACGTTTGACCGGGATGTGGAAGGGCTTGTTCCTTACGATCTTGTGTGTGATTTAATCAAGAAGATTCACGATGAGTCTCGTTCTCACGCGGAGAGTATTTTGGTATTTCTGCCAGGGTGGGCGGCGATTTCCTGCATTGCGAATCGACTCAAGCGCTCACAGTTTGCAAGGGAGCTCTCTATCTTGATGCTACACTCTAGCCTTACGacggcagagcagcagcgcgtttTTGAGCGGCCACCGAAAAACTACCGCAAAATTGTGCTCGCCACTAGCATCGCTGAGATAAGTATCACGATCAACGATATTGTCTACGTTATTGACAGCGGTCTCGTGAAGGGGACGTCATACGATCCTATGGGCAACACCAGCGCTCTCAAGGCGACGCTGATCGGCAAGGCAAACGGGGTGCAGCGACGGGGCCGCGCCGGGCGCTGCCAGCCTGGTGTGTGCTATCATCTGCTTCCTAAGGCGGTGTACGATGACTTGCCcggcttcctccctcccgaAATCGTTCGGTCTCCACTCGAGGAGGTATGCTTGCAATTGAAGGCCATCGAGTCGAACCAGAAATGTGCGCAGGTATTATCGCGGGCGATGAGTGCGCCGCCTACGGAGGCAATAGAGCACGCCGTACAATTCTTGACGGACATGGGTGCGTTTACCACTGAGGAGAAGATGACCAACCTGGGCAGGGCTCTGGCAGCGCTCCCAACGCACCCACTATTGGGCAAGATGCTCTTCACGGCCGCCTGCTTTGGTGTTCTAGACACCGTCGCAACGATTGCGGCTGGTCTTTCGGTCAAGACGCCGTTCATTCGCCCACAGGCCTTTGAAAAGAACAGCGCTAAAGAGAACCTGCTTCGGATTGACAACAACGCTCTGTCGGACCACTTTTGCGTCGTAACTCTGTTCACAGGGTGGATTCGAAGCGGCCGGAGTTTGCATTACGCGACTTCCCACTTTGCTGATAACAACACGCTGCGTTCGCTGGAGCGGACGAAGCTGCAGTTCATCAGACTGGTGCTCCAATCGTCCTTTGCGAAAGGGATCGTGTCCCCGGAGGCTCACTTTTCGCGGTACGCAAGCAACAGAGGGCTTGTCAGGCTCGTTCTCCTCTGGTCTCTGTACCCGCGCCTTGCTACCCTTGAGTACCGTGCCAACCGGGGAAGCCAGAACCCTCAGGTGTTCTGCTGGGACAACAAGGCTGCCGTGTTCTCCATGAATTCGGTGCTGGGGTTCTACAGGCGTAGAGACTTTGGCGCGAACTCCTTTATCGTATACTACGACCGTATGAACCTCGAGGCGATGCTGAGCGTTTTCGACGCAACAGCGGTGTCCCCGATTGACGTTGTGCTGtgcctgcgccagctcacggtgcggccgctgcttGAGGTGCCAGCGCTCTTCTTGCAGGACACTGAGAGCAAGCTGGCTCCGCCGGCGTACCTAGACGTGAACAGCTTGCCAGACAAGGAGAACTACGCGGCGATGTTTTTCGATGGCGACAAGAAGTTGTACGTGGCCCCGAAGAAGCTGGCTGGCGTCCTTCAAACCGCGCGGGACTGCTTAGATTTCTTCCTCGCCACGTGCATCAAAAGCGTCCGCGCAAAGAAATTTCCTGATTCCTTGGTGCATGTTTTGGCACAGATCGTGGGATATCCCATCATTGGCTTCGATACACTTGCCGCTGGGGTGGCTAGTGCAACTCACATGGATCCTGCTATTCAACAAATGCAGCTGGCCAGCGCACATCTACCCGGGTTTGCCCGTCGCCAGGGGCAGGGTGACATAGACTCGGACGTCTCTGACGATGAGGCGCCGATCATCGgagacgaagacgacgacacaTACCTGGGGCGCTTGACCGCAGAGCAAAAAGCATCCGTGGCGGCCGCTTACGGTGACTTGGCGGTGTTCCGCTACGACGGCGTCGCAGAGCTCTTGCATGCGGCCAAGAGGGCAGAGGGCTTGTCAGCCTTGCCGGAGGAGAAAATGGAAGGAGGGGATGTgaacgccgccggcgacgatgaggaagacgaggaggatgaggacgAAGAGATCATCGTTGCTAACCTGAACCTGGAGGAGATGCAAGTTCTGCAAAACGCGTGA
- a CDS encoding Serine-threonin protein phosphatase, putative, with protein sequence MKVCALRIGRCYGALLLLFYLLLISCLARCERKLVEVHRIIAVGDVHGDADNFLKILRIANLIEDGVTGASGVLDNPPRWKYSSSRPNGTAVRTTLVQVGDLIDRGEQDLQALNIAISLQEQTAQSGTQDEVVLLIGNHELLNIQGHYHYVNKNNYGGFLSKALRAEGMKATGAFGKYIVDNFKAAHMDEGVLFVHAGIETSMNIKDVEALNADIREALRQGIFRHSFLGSSGPLWTRKMIIESMSEGCSDVRAALKQLNATRVVVGHTPQESGHIGQHCDGQVFAIDVGMSRWMYDKVAALELVFSKYKDNITGTGSASFVVRELREGVSGFCHTCVEERSGLDTTGGGDSDEENDIFDDL encoded by the coding sequence ATGAAGGTTTGCGCTCTTCGGATAGGCCGTTGCTATGGCGCTTTGCTCTTGCTATTTTATCTGCTTCTGATTTCGTGCCTCGCTCGCTGCGAGAGGAAGCTAGTGGAGGTTCACCGGATCATCGCAGTGGGCGATGTTCACGGCGATGCTGATAATTTTCTGAAAATTCTACGTATAGCAAATCTGATTGAGGACGGCGTAACAGGGGCATCAGGGGTGCTCGATAATCCACCGCGCTGGAAATACTCTTCGAGTCGACCAAACGGGACAGCTGTGAGAACGACCCTTGTCCAAGTTGGTGATTTAATAGATCGTGGCGAGCAGGACTTGCAGGCTCTGAACATTGCCATCTCTCTTCAGGAGCAGACAGCGCAGTCCGGCACGCAAGACGAGGTTGTGCTACTCATCGGGAATCACGAGCTTTTGAATATTCAAGGACATTATCATTACGTCAACAAGAACAACTATGGTGGCTTTCTGAGCAAAGCGCTTCGAGCAGAAGGGATGAAAGCAACAGGCGCGTTTGGCAAGTACATTGTCGATAATTTTAAGGCTGCACACATGGATGAAGGGGTCTTGTTTGTTCACGCCGGTATTGAAACGAGTATGAACATTAAGGACGTTGAGGCGCTCAACGCAGACATCCGCGAGGCTTTGCGCCAAGGCATTTTCCGACATTCATTCCTAGGGAGCAGTGGCCCTCTATGGACGAGGAAAATGATTATAGAAAGCATGAGTGAAGGGTGCTCGGATGTGAGGGCGGCACTAAAGCAGCTTAACGCAACCCGCGTTGTCGTTGGTCACACACCACAGGAATCGGGTCACATTGGGCAGCATTGTGACGGGCAGGTCTTTGCCATCGATGTGGGCATGAGTCGATGGATGTACGACAAGGTTGCAGCACTAGAGCTTGTGTTTTCAAAGTACAAGGACAACATTACTGGAACTGGATCCGCTAGCTTCGTGGTCAGAGAGCTACGTGAGGGTGTTTCGGGGTTTTGCCACACATGCGTTGAGGAAAGGAGCGGTCTCGATACAACAGGAGGTGGCGACTCTGATGAGGAGAACGATATTTTCGATGACTTGTAA
- a CDS encoding exosome complex exonuclease RRP45 homolog, putative, with the protein MLYRTAVPVPADALVQRNLEFTRTAWKAGLRPDQREANQLRVVEMDFPLLSRDVVQVKCGNTVATATVSCDLVEPSPYRPKHGFFEVHARQLLHERDPLDQFKEIKRISMYLTRLLSSSVLETEGLCVIPGRRVWSIDAEVIIVNNDGNVQDVAQWAVMAALQHVRRPELTIRGEDVIVHPPHERDPVPLPLHHTPLSFTFAVCANPQEVQLAVRAATLRRAQAPRAGASSGANADEGDGEAKDLGWSSNALQVVVDPSLEEAAAAACTVSVAVNGEGHVCSLEKADGCDVSIAYLEQCMKAATKLTQALLTQMKESMEAHNAKRKEAVRSQFLWAQQRHGIQAIATPGDEGEHASKKAKTEE; encoded by the coding sequence ATGCTTTACCGCACGGCAGTGCCAGTGCCGGCTGACGCGCTTGTGCAGCGCAATCTGGAGTTCACGCGGACCGCGTGGAAGGCAGGCCTCCGTCCCGATCAACGAGAGGCGAATCAGCTGCGGGTGGTGGAGATGGACTTCCCGCTGCTCTCCCGTGACGTGGTGCAGGTGAAGTGCGGCAACACCGTCGCCACGGCCACTGTCAGCTGCGACCTTGTAGAGCCCTCCCCGTACCGTCCAAAGCACGGCTTCTTCGAGGTGCATGcccgccagctgctgcacgaaCGCGACCCTCTCGACCAGTTTAAGGAGATTAAGCGCATCAGCATGTACCTGACGCGACTGCTCTCCAGCAGTGTGCTGGAGACGGAGGGCCTTTGCGTCATCCCAGGCCGCCGCGTGTGGAGCATCGATGCAGAGGTGATCATTGTTAACAATGATGGCAACGTGCAAGATGTGGCGCAGTGGGCTGTGATGGCCGCCCTGCAGCACGTACGCAGACCCGAGCTCACCATTCGTGGCGAAGACGTGATTGTACACCCCCCGCATGAGCGGGAcccggtgccgctgccgcttcatcacacccccctctccttcacgTTTGCTGTTTGCGCCAATccgcaggaggtgcagctggcggtgcgcgcggccaCGCTGCGCCGTGCACAGGCACCTCGAGCCGGTGCCTCTTCCGGCGCCAACGCGGATGAGGGCGACGGTGAAGCGAAAGATCTCGGCTGGTCGAGTAACGCACTGCAGGTCGTGGTGGATCCGTCGTTAGAggaggctgccgctgccgcgtgcaCGGTGTCGGTGGCCGTGAACGGTGAGGGCCACGTGTGCTCGCTGGAGAAAGCGGATGGCTGCGATGTGTCAATCGCGTACCTGGAGCAATGCATGAAGGCTGCCACGAAGCtcacgcaggcgctgctgacgcaGATGAAGGAGTCGATGGAGGCGCACAATGCGAAGcgcaaggaggcggtgcgcagccAGTTTCTctgggcgcagcagcgtcacggcaTCCAGGCTATCGCGACCCCGGGGGACGAGGGGGAGCACGCAAGCAAGAAAGCCAAGACAGAGGAATGA
- a CDS encoding alanyl-tRNA synthetase, putative, producing the protein MSFTEWPVSRVRQEFVDYFKKQGHTFVPSSPVCPHDDPTLLFINAGMNQFKALFLGTADPNTDFGRLKRAANSQMCIRAGGKHNDLEDVGRDTYHHTFFEMLGSWSFGDYFKKEAIQWAWELLTEVYKLPKDQLYVTYFEGDENNGLDPDLEAKELWGQFLPESQIVPGNAKDNFWEMGDTGPCGPCSEVHFDRIGGRNAASLVNKDDPMVVEIWNLVFMQFERRAGGSLTPLPQKHIDTGMGLERLTSILQGVKSNYDTDAWIPLFEAIQTATGYPKSYAEIRNDPDSDALVAYRVVADHIRCLTSAVGDGVMPDSVGRGFVLRRIIRRAVRYGVQFLGAKPGFFTQLVDSVCTSLGPFFPHLKEPRNIQRIKTVLADEEQSFAKTWEMGLKHFNHAVNECRANNSKVISGSEAFVLHDRYGFPVDLTCLLAEKDGMTVDLEGFNAEMKESKVSAGRVAATKTFIDAYQLEELKTRGIPQTDDAAKYVWEDSTGDLLAIFDKKNSKFISLLEPGNDLGAEGVGIILSTTNFYAESGGQVYDTGRLVAASDSVFEVKKVYNVAGYVVHVGNLSKDSASSIPSSAVVQLQVDYERRLPIAANHTTTHQLNWVLRRVLGEKPDNFTEVQQKGSLVTDEMLRFDFSYNTKLSNEDLVRVERLLNEKIQAGLPVYREEVPLEAASKINGLRHMFGEKYPDPVSVISIGTPINEMLANPEKEEWRDYAVEFCGGTHLKNLKEAEKAVIISEEALMKGVRRVVVATKSEADKVIKAGAVLKGQYDELMKKEATATSVKALSVLNKKVGDSCIPLVLKNEMRDNIDAAIKRMNATLKSQAAEARDKAAEAGKALGASYDAAAAPFLVHQMTEFGAEREALQAFSDGFTSTVSGPVGVFLIGSDDEKALAIVSMPAAFVERKMSAVAWAKSSIGKGGGKPNAAQSGLPAKDVAAAAAKAMEEAERMKASL; encoded by the coding sequence ATGTCGTTCACCGAGTGGCCTGTGAGTAGGGTTCGCCAGGAGTTCGTCGACTACTTCAAGAAGCAGGGCCACACATTTGTGCCCAGCAGCCCTGTCTGCCCGCACGATGACCCGACCCTGCTGTTCATCAATGCCGGCATGAATCAGTTCAAGGCGCTCTTTTTGGGGACCGCTGACCCCAACACTGACTTTGGCCGTCTGAAGCGCGCTGCCAACTCGCAGATGTGCATTCGCGCTGGTGGCAAGCACAACGACTTGGAGGATGTCGGTCGCGACACGTACCACCATACCTTTTTCGAGATGCTAGGATCATGGTCCTTTGGCGACTACTTCAAGAAAGAGGCCATCCAGTGGGCCTGGGAGCTCCTGACAGAGGTGTACAAGCTGCCTAAGGATCAGCTCTACGTGACCTACTTTGAGGGGGACGAAAATAACGGACTGGACCCGGATctggaggcgaaggagctgTGGGGCCAGTTTCTCCCAGAGAGCCAGATCGTCCCCGGCAACGCCAAGGACAACTTTTGGGAGATGGGTGACACTGGCCCGTGCGGTCCGTGCTCGGAGGTTCACTTTGACCGTATCGGTGGACGCAACGCTGCTAGCCTCGTCAACAAGGACGATCCGATGGTGGTGGAGATCTGGAATCTGGTGTTTATGCAGTTCGAGCGTCGCGCTGGTGGCTCCCTCaccccgctgccgcagaaGCACATAGACACCGGCATGGGTCTGGAGCGCCTCACTTCTATTCTGCAGGGTGTCAAGTCCAACTATGACACAGATGCGTGGATTCCTCTCTTTGAGGCCATCCAGACTGCGACCGGCTACCCCAAATCGTACGCGGAGATCCGCAACGACCCCGACAGCGATGCCTTGGTGGCCTACCGCGTTGTCGCCGACCACATTCGCTGCCTGACGTCTGCCGTGGGCGATGGCGTCATGCCCGACTCCGTCGGCCGCGGCTTCGTGCTGCGTCGAATTATCCGCCGCGCTGTGCGCTACGGTGTGCAGTTCCTCGGTGCCAAGCCTGGCTTCTTCACGCAGCTGGTCGACAGTGTGTGCACCTCCTTGGGCCCATTCTTCCCGCACCTGAAGGAACCTCGCAATATCCAGCGCATCAAGACGGTGCTGGCAGACGAGGAGCAGTCGTTCGCCAAGACATGGGAGATGGGGCTGAAGCATTTCAACCACGCCGTGAATGAGTGTCGAGCAAACAACTCTAAGGTGATTAGCGGCTCCGAGGCTTTTGTGCTTCACGACCGGTACGGGTTCCCGGTGGATCTGACGTGCCTGCTGGCTGAGAAGGACGGCATGACGGTGGACCTGGAGGGCTTCAACGCGGAGATGAAGGAGAGCAAGGTTAGCGCAGGTCGTGTGGCGGCCACCAAGACCTTCATTGACGCGTACCAGCTCGAGGAGCTCAAGACACGCGGTATTCCGCAGACCGATGACGCCGCGAAGTATGTCTGGGAGGACTCCACCGGCGACTTACTCGCTATCTTTGACAAGAAGAACAGCAAGTTCATCTCTCTTCTGGAGCCTGGCAACGACCTTGGAGCTGAGGGGGTCGGTATCATCCTGAGCACCACGAACTTTTACGCCGAGTCTGGCGGGCAGGTGTACGACACCGGCCGCCTGGTCGCGGCTAGCGACAGTGTTTTCGAGGTGAAGAAAGTGTACAACGTGGCCGGCTACGTGGTGCATGTGGGCAACCTTAGCAAGGACTCTGCCTCCTCGATCCCCTCGtccgcggtggtgcagctgcaggtggactacgagcgccgcctgccgATTGCGGCAAACCATACCACGACGCACCAGCTGAACTGGGTACTGCGCCGTGTGCTGGGGGAGAAACCGGACAACTTCACAGAGGTGCAGCAGAAGGGCTCCCTCGTGACGGACGAGATGCTCCGCTTCGATTTCAGCTATAACACAAAGCTGTCGAACGAGGACCTTGTGCGCGTGGAGCGGCTACTGAACGAGAAGATCCAGGCGGGCCTGCCCGTCTACCGCGAGGAGGTGCCGCTGGAGGCTGCTAGCAAGATCAACGGTCTTCGCCATATGTTTGGCGAGAAGTACCCCGACCCCGTCAGCGTCATCTCCATCGGCACCCCAATCAACGAAATGCTGGCGAACCCCGAGAAAGAGGAGTGGCGTGATTACGCCGTCGAGttctgcggcggcacgcacctGAAAAACCTCAAGGAAGCCGAAAAGGCGGTGATAATCTCAGAGGAGGCCCTCATGAAgggcgtgcgccgcgtggTCGTGGCCACCAAGTCGGAGGCTGACAAGGTCATCAAGGCTGGAGCTGTTCTGAAGGGACAATACGATGAGCTGATGAAaaaggaggcgacggcgaccaGCGTCAAGGCGCTTTCAGTGCTGAACAAGAAGGTAGGTGACAGCTGTATTCCGCTGGTGCTCAAGAACGAGATGCGCGACAACATCGACGCGGCCATCAAGCGGATGAACGCGACCCTCAAGTCGCAGGCTGCAGAGGCAAGGGATAAAGCTGCAGAAGCAGGCAAGGCCCTCGGTGCGTCGtatgacgctgccgccgcgccattCCTCGTACACCAGATGACCGAATTCGGCGCGGAGCGTGAGGCACTGCAGGCGTTTTCCGACGGCTTCACCAGCACCGTGAGCGGACCGGTCGGCGTCTTCCtcatcggcagcgacgacgagaaGGCGCTCGCGATTGTGTCCATGCCGGCCGCTTTTGTGGAGAGGAAGATGAGCGCTGTCGCGTGGGCCAAGTCCTCCATTGGCAAGGGTGGCGGTAAGCCCAACGCCGCTCAGTCCGGCCTCCCCGCCAAGgacgtcgctgcggctgcggcgaaggCCATGGAAGAAGCAGAGAGGATGAAGGCGTCTCTGTAG